The following proteins are co-located in the Cherax quadricarinatus isolate ZL_2023a chromosome 26, ASM3850222v1, whole genome shotgun sequence genome:
- the LOC128691555 gene encoding PE-PGRS family protein PE_PGRS5-like, which yields MRMDPFVVRGLVEAGWAGYPSAGYSASYLGSSLTACPSGHAHAHITSSLPPTLQREGAIAEAMASSSHLSLMTEHRGGDGNLTLSKDLLSGPPPVLPPAVSVATSLGMLGGGASILGGGVNGLGGGATVLGGGANGLRGGANGLGGGASMLGGGVSVIGGGVNGLGGVTSISGGGTNLLGGGPGVYLTPPILPASILYSSLCSALPHTPTSSAPPSVIQEDMALPSSSSLPPLSRVSPSTGHRPPDPVWRPY from the exons ATGAGAATGGATCCTTTTGTTGTCAGAG GTCTAGTCGAGGCTGGATGGGCCGGCTACCCATCAGCCGGATACTCTGCCTCCTATCTTGGCTCCTCCCTCACAGCTTGTCCCTCAGGTCACGCCCACGCCCACATTACGTCTTCACTCCCGCCCACGTTGCAGCGGGAAGGAGCGATCGCAGAAGCCATGGCATCAAGCAGTCATTTAAGTT tgaTGACGGAGCACCGTGGAGGTGACGGGAACCTGACGCTGTCGAAGGATCTGCTGTCtggtcctccaccagtgttgcctcCTGCCGTCTCCGTCGCCACCTCCCTGGGAATGCTGGGGGGCGGAGCTAGCATCCTAGGGGGTGGAGTTAACGGGTTAGGGGGAGGAGCCACTGTGTTAGGGGGCGGGGCAAACGGTTTAAGGGGCGGGGCCAACGGTTTAGGGGGTGGAGCCAGTATGTTAGGAGGAGGAGTTAGCGTTATTGGGGGCGGAGTTAATGGACTGGGAGGAGTAACAAGCATTTCAGGGGGCGGGACAAATCTGCTTGGGGGCGGACCTGGTGTGTATTTGACTCCGCCCATCCTCCCTGCTTCCATCCTTTACTCTTCATTATGCTCTGCCCTCCCACACACGCCCACCTCCTCTGCCCCACCCTCAGTCATACAAGAGGACATGGCCCTCCCTTCTAGTTCGTCTCTGCCCCCTTTGTCTAGGGTCAGTCCCTCTACTGGTCACCGTCCTCCTGACCCTGTCTGGCGTCCCTATTGA